A portion of the Bubalus kerabau isolate K-KA32 ecotype Philippines breed swamp buffalo chromosome 1, PCC_UOA_SB_1v2, whole genome shotgun sequence genome contains these proteins:
- the LOC129641956 gene encoding olfactory receptor 1I1-like — translation MEQENQTAVSEFLLLGLSEKPEHQIFLFGLFLPMYLVTIFGNLLIILAIITDSHLHTPMYFFLSNLSLIDIFFSSTTVPKMLVNLWTQSKAIPFAGCLAQMYAFHLFGTMDSFLLAVMAIDRFMAIVHPLRYLAIMSPRVCGLLVVGSWLITNLQSIVHTSLMAQLTFCAGSEIPHFFCDLMPLLKLSCSDTHTNELVIFAFGIVMGISPLVLKVFSYTCIFRTIFRIPSALGKWKAFSTCGSHLTVVTLFYGTIFAVYLQPASPTSSQKDKAAALMYAVIIPMLNPFIYSLRNKDMKAALRKLGGKVAPISPRAE, via the coding sequence CTCTCAGAAAAGCCAGAGCATCAGATCTTCCTCTTTGGGCTCTTCCTGCCCATGTACCTGGTCACCATCTTTGGAAACCTGCTCATCATCCTGGCCATCATCACAGACTCACACCTCCACacgcccatgtacttcttcctctccaacttGTCGCTCATCGACATCTTCTTCTCTTCCACCACTGTCCCCAAAATGTTAGTGAACCTCTGGACACAGAGCAAAGCCATCCCCTTTGCAGGCTGCCTTGCCCAGATGTATGCCTTCCACCTGTTTGGGACCATGGACAGCTTCCTCCTGGCTGTGATGGCCATTGATCGGTTCATGGCCATTGTCCACCCTCTGCGCTACTTGGCCATCATGAGTCCCCGTGTGTGTGGGCTGCTGGTGGTGGGGTCATGGCTGATCACCAACCTCCAGTCCATTGTCCACACCAGCCTCATGGCTCAGTTGACCTTCTGCGCTGGCTCTGAAATCCCCCACTTCTTCTGTGACCTCATGCCCCTGCTGAAGCTCTCCtgctcagacacacacaccaaTGAGCTGGTGATCTTTGCTTTCGGCATTGTGATGGGCATCAGCCCCCTAGTGTTGAAAGTCTTCTCTTATACTTGCATTTTTCGGACGATCTTCAGGATCCCTTCTGCTCTGGGCAAATGGAAAGCCTTCTCCACTTGTGGCTCACACCTCACCGTGGTGACACTATTCTATGGCACCATCTTTGCTGTGTACCTGCAGCCGGCATCTCCCACTTCCTCCCAGAAGGATAAGGCAGCTGCTCTGATGTATGCTGTGATCAttcccatgctgaacccctttaTCTACAGCCTAAGGAACAAGGACATGAAGGCAGCCCTGAGGAAGCTGGGTGGCAAAGTAGCACCCATCAGTCCTAGGGCAGAATAG